One window of the Eucalyptus grandis isolate ANBG69807.140 chromosome 8, ASM1654582v1, whole genome shotgun sequence genome contains the following:
- the LOC108954358 gene encoding probable fatty acyl-CoA reductase 4, which yields MWREIDVIIHSAATVTFDDRYDTALAINTYGAKHVAEFATRCVNIKMLLHVSTAYVRGKNSEVIPEKAFSMGETISGWKKLDINEEKFLSEELIGELRKRNASEEEITIALRNLGLHRARLHGWPNTYTLTKAMGEMMMRHHLNSNVSLAVVRPTFITSTYKEPFAGWFEGFPFRTLDSVAINYGRGKINSFIGDPDTILDVIPADMVVNAMIVAMAVHANRPAYRIYHVGSSMSNPLKYADFQNSVLNYFTDNPLADEDGKPVEVGKLILVDSMESFQKHLTQYYTLRSKEQNGFQSLHADLKRNIDNAMRAAEICRPYAFFKGIFDDTNTKSLRATAVENGVDLESAFRFDPRYINWEDYFQRIHLPGIGGAFKLKRARL from the exons ATGTGGAGAGAAATTGATGTCATCATCCATTCGGCTGCAACTGTCACATTTGATGATCG GTACGACACTGCATTGGCCATCAATACGTATGGAGCTAAGCATGTCGCAGAATTTGCAACAAGATGCGTAAATATAAAGATGCTACTCCATGTATCAACTG CATATGTACGTGGTAAAAACAGCGAAGTTATACCAGAAAAGGCATTTAGCATGGGTGAGACAATAAGTGGATGGAAAAAACTGGACATCAATGAAGAAAAgttcttgagtgaagaattaaTTGGTGAGCTTCGAAAAAGGAATGCTTCAGAGGAAGAAATCACCATCGCTTTGAGGAATTTGGGCTTGCACAG GGCGAGGCTGCATGGTTGGCCAAACACGTACACTTTGACGAAAGCAATGGGAGAAATGATGATGAGGCATCATCTGAATTCGAATGTATCGCTGGCTGTAGTAAGACCAACCTTCATAACAAGCACTTATAAGGAACCTTTTGCTGGTTGGTTCGAGGGTTTCCCTTTCAG AACCCTCGATAGCGTCGCCATCAATTACGGTCGAGGAAAAATAAACTCCTTCATTGGTGATCCGGACACTATATTGGACGTG ATACCGGCTGATATGGTGGTCAATGCCATGATTGTGGCCATGGCAGTGCATGCAAATCGACCTGCGTATAGGATTTATCACGTGGGTTCCTCAATGAGTAATCCCCTGAAGTATGCAGACTTTCAGAACTCCGTTCTCAATTATTTCACAGACAACCCTTTGGCAGATGAGGATGGAAAACCGGTCGAAGTTGGTAAGCTTATACTTGTAGACAGCATGGAAAGCTTTCAAAAGCACCTGACCCAATATTACACTCTCCGGTCAAAG GAACAAAATGGTTTCCAAAGCTTGCATGCTGATCTGAAAAGGAATATCGACAACGCAATGCGAGCGGCAGAAATCTGTAGACCTTACGCATTTTTCAAGGGCAT CTTCGacgacacaaatacaaaatccTTGAGAGCCACGGCCGTAGAGAATGGAGTAGACTTGGAAAGTGCCTTCCGCTTTGATCCAAGGTATATCAATTGGGAGGACTACTTCCAAAGAATTCATTTGCCAGGAATCGGCGGTGCCTTCAAGCTTAAGCGAGCAAGGCTCTAA